The following proteins are co-located in the Candidatus Kuenenbacteria bacterium genome:
- a CDS encoding type IV secretion system DNA-binding domain-containing protein — MDTNSNDITYFAETNFRNERRKFGIKRDDRRRHFYVVGKTGMGKTVMLSNMIIQDIQRGEGLAVVDPHGELVEELLEFIPPKRINDVVYFNPSDLEYPIAFNILENVDDEYKHLVSSGLMGVFTKIWANMWSARMEYILNNCILALLDSPGNTLLGINRLLVDKEYRKKIVSKIKDPVVKAFWVEEYANYNERFRTEAIAPIQNKVGQFLSSSVIRNIVGQSKSTIDMREIMDNRKILILNLSKGRIGEDNSALLGAMMITKIQLAAMSRVDIPEPERKDFYLYVDEFQNFATESFADILSEARKYRLNLIMAHQYIAQLTSVSGGGRVTKVKDAVFGNVGTIIMFRIGAPDAEDLIKEFEPYFVEEDLVNLTKYHIYLKLMIDGVASKPFSAKTLPPIQEEEKTAREKVIAVSRERYANSKSEVEEKIMRWSGLEETMGSAAKEAKLDGDEAIFKANYVSKDFGKKVEIELEKKEEKKKDKNNAICDNCGEAVSIKFKPDSKRNVFCKDCLKKFKAGEIDANVIPKRNIEAEDKKEEEIIYPQVAKPSILSVNQAGQVGLDAGQDMPNIEIKGTLE; from the coding sequence ATGGATACAAATTCTAATGATATAACTTATTTTGCAGAAACCAATTTTCGTAATGAGAGGCGTAAATTTGGCATAAAGCGCGATGATCGCCGCCGTCATTTTTATGTTGTTGGTAAAACTGGTATGGGTAAGACCGTCATGCTTTCCAACATGATCATTCAAGACATTCAGCGGGGTGAAGGTCTGGCGGTGGTAGACCCGCACGGTGAGTTAGTCGAGGAACTTTTGGAGTTTATTCCGCCCAAAAGGATAAATGATGTTGTTTATTTTAATCCATCTGATCTAGAATATCCGATTGCTTTTAATATTTTGGAGAATGTTGACGACGAGTATAAACATTTGGTGAGTTCCGGGCTGATGGGTGTTTTTACAAAGATTTGGGCTAACATGTGGTCAGCCAGAATGGAATATATTTTAAATAATTGTATATTGGCCTTATTGGATTCACCGGGCAATACTTTGCTTGGGATAAATCGTCTTTTAGTTGACAAGGAATATCGCAAAAAGATTGTGAGTAAAATAAAAGACCCAGTAGTAAAGGCCTTTTGGGTGGAGGAATATGCTAATTATAATGAAAGATTCAGGACAGAGGCGATAGCCCCTATTCAAAATAAGGTTGGCCAATTTTTGTCCAGCTCGGTAATCAGAAATATTGTTGGGCAATCAAAGTCGACGATTGATATGCGGGAAATAATGGATAATAGAAAAATTTTAATTTTAAATTTGTCAAAGGGCAGGATTGGCGAGGACAACTCGGCCTTGCTCGGGGCGATGATGATTACCAAGATCCAGTTGGCGGCTATGAGTCGGGTGGACATACCAGAACCGGAAAGAAAGGATTTTTATTTGTATGTTGATGAATTCCAAAATTTTGCTACCGAGTCTTTTGCCGATATTTTATCTGAAGCGAGGAAGTATAGATTAAATTTAATAATGGCCCATCAGTATATAGCACAGCTGACAAGCGTCTCTGGCGGCGGACGGGTGACAAAAGTAAAGGACGCAGTGTTTGGTAATGTAGGGACGATTATTATGTTTAGAATCGGAGCGCCTGACGCGGAAGACTTGATAAAAGAATTTGAACCATATTTTGTGGAGGAGGATCTGGTCAATTTGACTAAATATCATATATATCTCAAGTTGATGATTGACGGCGTGGCTTCAAAACCATTTTCTGCCAAGACCCTTCCACCTATTCAGGAAGAAGAAAAGACGGCTAGGGAGAAGGTTATAGCGGTCTCCCGAGAAAGATATGCCAACAGTAAATCAGAGGTGGAGGAAAAAATAATGCGTTGGTCTGGGCTCGAGGAAACTATGGGTTCAGCGGCCAAAGAAGCTAAATTGGATGGTGATGAGGCAATATTCAAAGCTAATTATGTGTCTAAAGATTTTGGTAAAAAAGTTGAGATAGAGCTAGAAAAAAAAGAAGAAAAAAAGAAAGATAAAAATAACGCTATTTGCGATAATTGCGGTGAGGCGGTGAGCATAAAATTTAAACCAGACAGTAAACGTAATGTGTTTTGTAAGGATTGTCTGAAAAAATTTAAGGCCGGAGAAATAGATGCCAATGTCATACCAAAAAGAAATATTGAAGCTGAAGACAAGAAAGAAGAAGAAATAATTTATCCGCAGGTGGCTAAGCCTTCAATTTTATCCGTGAATCAAGCCGGGCAGGTTGGATTGGATGCTGGCCAAGATATGCCGAATATTGAAATAAAAGGAACACTAGAATAG
- the infC gene encoding translation initiation factor IF-3: MQRRYRKPKPQKETIKEMRVNEKITAPEVRLIDETGDNVGVVSLNEAKKRAMEAELDLIEVFPLATPPVAKIMDYGQYKYELEKQSRKNKAHQKISELKSVRLTFRIKGQDLETKKKQAIFFLSEGHKVKIETILKGREKAHRDIALENIKNFITSLGENIKTIQPISQQGGQITTTICK, translated from the coding sequence ATGCAAAGACGCTATCGCAAACCAAAACCGCAGAAAGAAACCATCAAAGAAATGCGGGTCAATGAAAAAATAACCGCCCCGGAAGTGCGCCTCATTGATGAAACTGGCGACAATGTCGGCGTTGTTAGCTTAAACGAGGCCAAAAAACGCGCCATGGAAGCAGAGCTTGACTTAATAGAGGTTTTTCCTTTGGCCACTCCGCCAGTTGCTAAAATAATGGATTATGGTCAATACAAATACGAACTGGAAAAACAATCACGTAAAAATAAAGCCCATCAAAAAATTTCTGAGTTAAAATCAGTAAGACTAACCTTCAGAATTAAAGGTCAAGATCTGGAAACCAAAAAGAAACAAGCCATTTTCTTCCTTTCCGAGGGGCATAAAGTAAAAATTGAAACTATTCTTAAGGGTCGTGAAAAAGCCCACCGAGATATCGCCCTAGAAAACATCAAAAATTTTATAACTTCCCTCGGAGAAAATATAAAAACAATTCAACCGATCTCCCAACAGGGCGGTCAGATAACTACTACAATCTGCAAATAA
- the rpmI gene encoding 50S ribosomal protein L35 has translation MAKQKTIKSLSKRFKLTKNGKIIKPKDSRNHFNAKSSGQKKRNRKVDLTLAETDAKVIRKIIQY, from the coding sequence ATGGCCAAACAAAAAACCATCAAATCTCTTTCCAAGCGCTTCAAGTTGACCAAGAATGGTAAAATTATAAAACCCAAAGATAGCCGCAATCATTTTAATGCCAAATCTTCCGGCCAGAAAAAAAGAAACCGCAAAGTTGATTTGACATTGGCGGAAACTGATGCTAAGGTTATCAGGAAAATTATCCAATATTAA
- the rplT gene encoding 50S ribosomal protein L20 codes for MPRVKRGVIHNKKRARILKLTKGYRWGRKSLIKQAITASHLAGAHAFVDRRKKKRVNRALWQTKINAALKKEGLSYSKFIYSLKAKNIELDRKVLSALAEKNPEIFQKIVTFCK; via the coding sequence ATGCCAAGAGTCAAAAGAGGTGTTATCCACAATAAAAAAAGAGCACGTATCCTAAAATTAACAAAGGGCTACCGCTGGGGCAGAAAAAGTCTCATAAAACAAGCTATCACAGCCAGCCACTTAGCTGGCGCCCACGCTTTTGTCGACCGGCGCAAGAAAAAAAGAGTCAACCGGGCTCTTTGGCAAACCAAGATAAACGCTGCTCTCAAAAAAGAAGGTCTTTCCTATTCTAAGTTTATCTACTCTCTAAAAGCAAAAAATATTGAGCTCGACCGCAAAGTTTTATCCGCGCTGGCTGAAAAAAATCCTGAAATATTCCAAAAAATTGTTACTTTTTGCAAATAG
- a CDS encoding thioredoxin domain-containing protein: protein MGKNKVFLFVIFSVLALVGFFVLLSIAGRIKDAGIEGGSVEAPVSQVPQINKSVSDPLITKSEDFYESLIRETDPTIGPSEAELKIIEFGDFQCQYCLAMKKVLEVVLPDYRERVAFVWKDFPNPIHTEAKTAAMAARCAQNQGKFWEYHDYLFETQADLSREIYNKIALELNLDLSVFNKCLDGKETAHLIGGGLEDGQKVGVDATPYLIIGNGVYNYALSEEELQGIIESRLK from the coding sequence ATGGGTAAAAATAAAGTTTTTCTATTTGTTATTTTTTCAGTTTTGGCCCTGGTGGGTTTTTTTGTTTTATTGTCTATAGCTGGTAGGATAAAGGATGCTGGTATCGAAGGGGGCAGTGTTGAGGCGCCTGTCAGCCAAGTGCCACAAATAAACAAATCAGTTTCAGACCCGCTAATAACAAAAAGCGAAGATTTTTACGAGAGTTTGATTAGAGAAACGGATCCCACAATTGGTCCGAGCGAGGCGGAGTTAAAAATTATTGAATTTGGAGACTTTCAGTGCCAATATTGTCTGGCTATGAAAAAAGTTTTAGAGGTCGTTTTGCCAGACTATAGGGAAAGGGTTGCTTTTGTTTGGAAGGATTTCCCCAATCCTATACATACAGAAGCTAAGACGGCGGCGATGGCTGCTCGTTGTGCTCAGAACCAGGGTAAGTTTTGGGAATATCATGACTATTTATTCGAAACTCAAGCTGATTTATCTAGGGAGATTTACAATAAGATTGCCTTGGAACTAAATTTGGATTTGTCCGTTTTTAATAAATGTTTAGATGGTAAGGAGACAGCCCACCTGATAGGGGGAGGATTGGAAGACGGACAGAAAGTGGGAGTAGACGCAACCCCCTATCTGATTATTGGTAATGGCGTATACAATTATGCCTTGAGCGAAGAGGAGCTGCAAGGGATAATTGAGAGTAGATTAAAATAA
- a CDS encoding DUF87 domain-containing protein, whose product MEELKGRQEREALEAERVYRQGVVGLRDLIAPSSMKIDARHLELNGKFATTLFVTTYPRYISVGWFDSVINASMAMDIAMYFFPISSAIVLKQLKKKLGNIGAQLIADKEKGAARDPLQETAYQDIEKLRDDLTQGIEHFFQFGLYVTVYADSLKELEEAVETLEINIGSKMVYTRRASWQTEQGFNTTLPLAKDWVQVYANLNTSPIASTFPFTSSELTSDDGILYGINRHNNSLILFDRFSMQNANFVVFATSGAGKSYAIKLEVLRSLMQGTDVIIIDPEREYKYLSEAVGGVYINISLNSDSRINPFDLPKRADEENKASDLIRSAVITLKGLVRLMIGELSHEEDSILDRAIIETYAKNDITASSDLSQITPPVMSDLQAILEGFEGGADMAKRLEKYTRGTFSGLIDARTNIDVNNQLVVFSVRDLEDELRPIAIYTIVNYIWNLVRSEMKKRILVVDEAWWLLQYEDSAKFIHALAKRCRKYYLGLTTITQDVSDFLGSPYGKSIVTNSALQLLLRQSTAAIDSVAETFMLTQGERYLLLESGVGEGIFFAGSKHVAIKIVASYAEDQIITTDPRQLLEIQEAKEEFDQEQQSSSGG is encoded by the coding sequence ATGGAAGAGTTGAAGGGGCGGCAAGAAAGAGAGGCTCTGGAAGCGGAGAGGGTTTATCGTCAGGGGGTGGTGGGTCTACGCGATCTCATAGCGCCGTCTTCGATGAAGATAGATGCGAGACATTTGGAGTTAAATGGCAAATTTGCCACGACTCTTTTTGTGACTACGTATCCTAGATATATATCTGTGGGTTGGTTTGATTCGGTGATTAATGCCAGCATGGCCATGGATATAGCAATGTATTTTTTTCCTATCTCTTCAGCAATTGTCTTAAAACAACTAAAAAAGAAACTTGGCAATATTGGAGCTCAACTCATTGCAGATAAAGAAAAGGGAGCAGCGCGTGACCCGCTCCAGGAGACAGCTTACCAGGATATTGAAAAATTGAGAGATGATTTGACTCAGGGTATTGAGCATTTTTTTCAATTTGGGCTTTATGTGACCGTTTATGCCGATAGCCTAAAAGAATTGGAAGAGGCGGTGGAAACATTGGAGATAAATATAGGTTCAAAAATGGTTTACACTAGGAGGGCGTCTTGGCAGACAGAACAGGGCTTTAATACTACCCTACCTTTAGCAAAAGATTGGGTGCAGGTTTACGCCAACCTAAACACTTCACCCATTGCTTCGACTTTTCCCTTTACCTCATCAGAGTTGACAAGTGATGACGGGATTTTGTATGGGATAAACAGGCATAATAATAGTTTGATATTGTTTGACCGTTTTTCTATGCAGAATGCTAATTTTGTGGTTTTCGCCACCTCGGGAGCCGGCAAAAGTTATGCGATAAAACTGGAAGTGTTGCGCTCTTTGATGCAGGGAACTGACGTTATTATTATCGATCCGGAAAGAGAATATAAATATTTATCAGAGGCAGTAGGTGGTGTTTATATTAATATATCTTTAAATTCTGATAGTCGGATAAATCCGTTTGATCTTCCCAAGAGAGCTGACGAAGAAAATAAGGCCAGTGACTTGATTCGTTCAGCAGTAATAACCCTAAAGGGGTTGGTTCGGTTGATGATTGGAGAATTGAGCCACGAAGAAGACTCGATTTTAGATAGGGCTATTATTGAAACTTATGCCAAGAATGATATTACAGCTTCATCAGATTTGTCTCAAATAACGCCACCGGTAATGTCCGATTTGCAAGCGATACTGGAGGGTTTTGAGGGCGGGGCAGATATGGCTAAGAGGCTTGAGAAATATACTAGGGGGACATTTTCTGGCTTGATAGACGCCAGAACAAATATTGATGTAAATAATCAATTGGTGGTCTTTTCAGTCAGAGACCTGGAGGATGAACTCAGGCCAATAGCCATTTATACAATTGTTAATTATATTTGGAATTTAGTAAGAAGCGAGATGAAAAAAAGGATATTGGTGGTTGATGAAGCTTGGTGGCTTTTGCAGTATGAGGACAGCGCTAAATTTATTCATGCTTTGGCAAAGAGATGCCGGAAATATTATTTGGGCTTGACCACCATCACTCAAGATGTGAGCGATTTTTTGGGTTCACCATATGGCAAATCAATCGTGACAAATTCAGCTCTTCAGCTTTTACTTCGTCAATCAACAGCGGCAATTGATTCAGTAGCAGAGACTTTTATGTTGACTCAGGGAGAAAGATATCTGCTCTTGGAGTCGGGTGTAGGTGAAGGAATATTTTTTGCCGGCTCAAAGCATGTAGCTATAAAAATAGTTGCTTCTTATGCCGAGGATCAGATCATCACAACTGACCCGAGACAGTTACTGGAGATTCAGGAGGCGAAAGAAGAGTTTGATCAAGAACAACAAAGTAGCAGCGGTGGATGA